A genomic region of Thermodesulfobacteriota bacterium contains the following coding sequences:
- a CDS encoding TetR/AcrR family transcriptional regulator, whose product MKKGRENKTRDLEKTRQLILDAAAGEFAVYGFSGARVDRIAREAGVNKAMIYYIYKNKDELHLAVLEHLFEAKTRQVEAHLKSGNLTLQSLYPVLQGYFKTLLEKKDYATIILYDLAAGGASLRALKKKRPDLYAEFDTVAAMLKLLQQSGAIRSIDPDKSIVLMVLIVVGLAGLLPHMDLVISKKSPAFKSLSSQDEWLAFMADVIFRVLKPE is encoded by the coding sequence ATGAAAAAGGGCAGGGAAAACAAAACACGGGATCTGGAAAAAACGCGTCAGCTCATCCTGGACGCGGCCGCCGGTGAATTTGCCGTCTACGGTTTCTCCGGCGCCCGGGTGGACCGCATTGCCCGGGAGGCCGGCGTCAACAAGGCCATGATCTATTACATATACAAAAACAAAGATGAGTTGCACCTGGCAGTGCTGGAACACCTGTTCGAGGCCAAGACCCGGCAGGTGGAGGCGCATCTTAAGAGCGGAAACCTGACCCTGCAATCCCTTTATCCCGTCCTGCAGGGGTATTTCAAGACGCTGCTGGAAAAGAAGGACTACGCCACCATTATCCTGTACGACCTGGCCGCCGGCGGCGCCAGCCTGCGAGCGTTGAAGAAGAAACGGCCTGATCTCTACGCCGAATTCGACACCGTGGCGGCCATGCTCAAATTACTGCAGCAGAGCGGCGCCATCCGATCCATCGACCCGGACAAGAGCATTGTCCTGATGGTGCTGATCGTGGTTGGTCTGGCCGGACTGCTGCCCCACATGGACCTGGTGATCTCGAAGAAGTCGCCGGCTTTTAAATCGCTTTCCAGTCAGGACGAATGGCTGGCATTCATGGCGGATGTGATTTTCCGGGTTCTCAAACCGGAATGA
- a CDS encoding acyl-CoA reductase, with protein MESSNQGGTTAGNIFSGPIGEFCREHNLLQPDADGVQRIPFLIKGQLRLPGPIAMDTIRQAFADKECGRPLSSAPVTHVTIGETQVAREPVIDRQAMTHTGQYLYSVMPVFQATEVIEKDFGRLCRELYSLPFEEILSFLRALGETFAASRSFLDHVREATLPTALLPDRWHRAGFDTIELLLDEGNARRMVDNDLCAWNLPGTRFLDGWVPLTEAPVFPEPVHLMAAEIFREPDKAWRPRVPTLRAMPTRQLHITAGNAPQIPLFSALRAILTKSPAVVKSPYGATIPGALLALAMATGRPDHPVTRHLSIVYWPGGDESVESAFFAPGSFDRIVVWGAPEAVESVKKRAVFTKVLTFNPRYGISMIGREAFAGDIRHVADRTLADSLVANQKACIASQIHYVEGDDDQLKAYAEALRQGLERFDQYAPNYIEPFFEGEIKRLMRGMLIDADWYINRTNGRFSSGVVVVNREFPLSCLTMQRMIIVRKVGALSDVLSYLHPGVSTVSIFPPARREELRDVIAAAGVSNIVDIGQSGTIYPGQSHDGMMVLTELVDWKNG; from the coding sequence ATGGAATCAAGCAATCAGGGCGGGACAACCGCCGGAAACATTTTCTCCGGTCCCATCGGCGAATTCTGCCGGGAGCACAACCTGCTTCAGCCGGATGCCGACGGCGTCCAGCGGATCCCGTTTCTGATCAAGGGACAACTCCGCCTGCCCGGCCCGATCGCCATGGACACCATCCGTCAGGCTTTCGCGGACAAAGAATGCGGCCGGCCGCTGTCGTCGGCGCCGGTCACCCACGTCACCATCGGCGAAACGCAGGTGGCGCGCGAACCGGTTATCGACCGTCAGGCGATGACCCATACGGGGCAATATCTTTACTCTGTCATGCCCGTATTCCAGGCAACGGAAGTCATCGAAAAGGATTTCGGCCGTCTCTGCCGGGAGTTGTACAGCCTGCCGTTTGAAGAAATCCTTTCGTTCCTGCGGGCCCTGGGCGAGACCTTTGCCGCCAGCCGTTCCTTCCTGGACCATGTCCGGGAGGCCACCCTGCCGACGGCGCTTCTGCCGGACCGCTGGCATCGGGCCGGATTCGACACCATCGAGCTGCTGCTGGATGAAGGCAACGCCCGCCGGATGGTGGATAATGACCTGTGCGCCTGGAACCTGCCGGGAACGCGCTTTCTCGACGGCTGGGTCCCCCTGACGGAGGCCCCGGTTTTCCCCGAACCGGTCCACTTAATGGCCGCCGAAATATTCAGGGAACCGGACAAGGCCTGGCGGCCGCGCGTTCCAACGCTGCGCGCCATGCCCACCCGGCAGTTGCACATCACCGCCGGCAACGCCCCGCAGATTCCGCTGTTCTCGGCTCTCCGCGCCATCCTGACCAAGTCTCCGGCGGTGGTCAAGTCGCCCTATGGCGCCACCATTCCCGGCGCGCTGTTGGCCCTGGCCATGGCGACCGGCCGGCCCGATCATCCGGTCACCCGCCATCTCTCCATCGTCTACTGGCCGGGCGGTGACGAATCCGTGGAATCGGCTTTTTTCGCGCCCGGCAGCTTTGACCGCATCGTGGTCTGGGGCGCGCCCGAGGCGGTGGAATCGGTCAAAAAGCGAGCCGTTTTCACCAAGGTGCTGACCTTCAACCCGCGCTACGGTATTTCCATGATCGGCCGGGAAGCGTTTGCCGGAGACATCCGACACGTGGCTGACCGGACCCTGGCGGACTCCCTGGTCGCCAACCAGAAAGCCTGTATCGCCTCCCAGATTCATTACGTGGAAGGGGACGACGATCAACTGAAGGCTTATGCCGAGGCCCTGCGTCAGGGGCTGGAACGGTTCGACCAATACGCACCCAACTATATCGAACCCTTCTTCGAGGGGGAAATCAAGCGCCTGATGCGGGGTATGCTCATCGACGCCGACTGGTACATCAACCGGACAAACGGGCGGTTTTCATCCGGGGTGGTGGTCGTCAACCGGGAGTTCCCGCTTTCCTGCCTGACCATGCAACGGATGATCATCGTCCGCAAGGTCGGCGCGCTTTCCGATGTTCTGTCGTACCTGCATCCCGGTGTCTCCACGGTCAGTATTTTCCCGCCGGCCCGGCGGGAAGAACTCCGGGACGTGATCGCCGCGGCCGGCGTCAGCAACATCGTCGATATCGGTCAGAGCGGAACCATTTACCCCGGCCAGAGCCATGACGGCATGATGGTGCTGACGGAACTGGTGGACTGGAAGAACGGGTAG
- a CDS encoding NADH:flavin oxidoreductase, producing the protein MSAEDILFQPFSLGKLTVSGRVCKTATSETRATEDGFVSDELLAFYEPIARAGTPLIITGNLYVSPEGKSTYRMGGADAPDKVPGLKRWADLAHRYGGKLFGQINHCGRQVFARAMGLKSAISASDVTEKVMGTKPRPMTIDEIRQAVRQFADSAQYCQEAGFDGVQIHAGHGYLINQFLSPYTNRRRDEYGGDQGRRLRFLLEVYRAVRERVGPDYPLIAKIGGADALTGRASLSTGELVETARILQEEGLDGVEVTVGHYESGFPMIRGTFNDFFKGLMKEGIGWQLPFIRKTGVTLFRHPIAFAFNRIWPHYEGFNTGYSREFKKTLTMPVICVGGFLTRQAAADAINRGLCDAVSVGRAMIADPYLYAHFRKNVAGPRCSFCNGCIARAGRLPVECYDPEVKAEKDRMMAAEAAGSM; encoded by the coding sequence ATGAGCGCTGAAGACATCCTGTTCCAGCCGTTTTCCCTGGGCAAACTGACCGTGAGCGGCCGGGTCTGTAAAACCGCCACTTCCGAAACCCGGGCCACCGAGGACGGGTTTGTTTCCGACGAGCTGCTGGCTTTTTACGAACCCATCGCCCGGGCCGGGACGCCGCTGATCATCACCGGCAACCTGTATGTCAGTCCGGAAGGCAAATCCACCTACCGCATGGGCGGCGCGGACGCGCCGGACAAGGTGCCGGGGCTGAAACGCTGGGCCGACCTGGCCCACCGATACGGCGGCAAGTTGTTCGGCCAGATCAACCACTGCGGCCGTCAGGTGTTCGCCCGGGCCATGGGGTTAAAGAGCGCCATCTCGGCTTCAGACGTGACGGAAAAGGTCATGGGCACGAAACCGCGGCCCATGACCATCGACGAGATCCGGCAGGCCGTGCGGCAGTTCGCGGACTCGGCCCAGTACTGCCAGGAAGCGGGGTTTGACGGCGTCCAGATCCATGCCGGCCACGGTTATCTCATCAACCAGTTCCTTTCGCCCTACACCAACCGCCGCCGGGACGAGTACGGCGGCGATCAGGGCCGGCGGCTCCGCTTCCTGCTGGAGGTATACCGGGCGGTGCGGGAACGGGTCGGACCGGATTACCCCCTGATCGCCAAGATCGGCGGCGCCGACGCCCTGACCGGCCGGGCCAGCCTGAGCACCGGCGAACTGGTCGAAACCGCCCGCATCCTCCAGGAAGAGGGGCTGGACGGCGTGGAAGTGACGGTGGGTCACTACGAGTCAGGGTTTCCCATGATCCGGGGAACTTTTAATGATTTCTTCAAGGGCCTGATGAAAGAAGGCATCGGCTGGCAGCTGCCCTTTATCCGGAAAACGGGCGTGACCCTGTTCCGCCATCCCATTGCTTTTGCCTTCAACCGCATCTGGCCCCATTACGAAGGGTTCAATACCGGCTATTCCCGGGAGTTCAAGAAAACGCTGACCATGCCGGTCATCTGTGTGGGCGGGTTTCTGACCCGCCAGGCGGCCGCCGACGCCATCAACCGTGGTTTATGCGACGCCGTATCCGTGGGCCGGGCCATGATCGCCGACCCGTATCTGTATGCCCATTTCAGAAAGAATGTTGCCGGTCCCAGGTGCTCCTTCTGCAACGGCTGCATTGCCAGGGCCGGCCGGCTGCCGGTGGAATGCTATGACCCGGAAGTGAAGGCCGAGAAAGACCGCATGATGGCAGCGGAAGCTGCGGGCTCAATGTAG